The genomic interval CGCAATCCCGCAGCAAGTGATGCCGAAGAAGGGAAGCGAGATCGCGTCGGTGGTTCGCGGCCAGAACCTATTCGAACAGATCGGCTGCGCCGACTGTCACCGCCCCGCACTCATCCTAAACAATCCCGTTTACTCCGAGCCCAACCCCTACAACCCGCCGGGCAACCTTCGCCCGCAGGATGTACGCAGGTCGTTCCAGCTCGACCTCACCAAGCAAGGATTAGGGAACCGGCTCGAGAGACTTCCGGGCGGCAAAGCCATAGTGCGGGCGTACACCGATCTGAAGCGACACGTAATCTGTGACGAACAGGATCCGTTCTTCGCGAACGAGCGCCTCGTTCAGGGTGGGGTCCCGTTGGACCAGTTCATCACCCGCAAGCTGTGGGACGTGGGCAACTCCGGACCCTGGGGCCACCGGGGGGACTGCATGAGCATCGGCGAGGCCATCGTCCATCATGCCGGCGAGGCGCGACCGTCACGGGAAAAGTACCTGGCACTGACGGAGCAACAGCGACGGGACATCGTGAACTTCCTGAAGACGTTGCAGGTGGTTCCACCTAGGTAGGACCTATAGCAATCCGCGGGCTTTGATAGAAGTGTACTCGTTGACCAAAGCGGCAGCGAGGCGTTCCGGTTCCGCGTCTACCACCCGAATACCAGCATTCTGCAAGCGAGTTACGGCGGCGCGGCGATCTTCTGAAATGTGGGTCGCCACCGCCCGCTCGTACAACTCCTTCGGGGTGTTGGGAGAACGGGATGTCAGGCTTTCGATCTTCGGGTCGGAGACGGCGACGGCCATGCATAGGTGATGGCTACGTAGTGCGAGCAGGGCGGATAGCGTCCCGGCCGAGCTTTCCGGCTCCACCAGGTCCGTGAACACCACCACCAGCGACCGCCTTCGCCAGCGCGCTCGTAGGTGGTTGAGGGCACGCTGCAGATCGGACTCGACGGCCTCCGGCTGTATGCCGTGCAACTCCTGCAATATCCTGCCAATCTGTGCGCGTCCCTTCTGTGGGGCCGCGAACCGCACCACACGATCGTGATAGAGCAACAATCCCACGCGGTCCTGCGCTTCCACAGCGGCATGTGCCAGCATGAGAGCGGCGTCTATCACATGATCGTACTTGCTGACACCGTCCACTTCCGCCAGCATGAGGCGCCCTAGATCCAGGGCCAGGATCACGGGTTGACTTCGCTCGGCCTGGTACTGCCGCACGACGGGCTTACCGCGCCGAGCAGTAGCCTTCCAGTCCAACCTGCGGATGTCATCACCTACTTGGTACTCTCGCAGCGACTCGAACTCCGAGCCCGCACCCTTCAGGGTGGCGCGTCGAATCCCGATCTCCCGTAGGTGGCCCCGCCGCATGAGCAGGTCGTACTTGCGCAGCGCAAGGATGTTAGGATATACGGCAACCTCGGTGCGCAGCGGCAACCGATACGTTCGCAGCACCAATCCGAGGGGCGCGGGTACACGCAGGAACAGCTCTCGAAACTCGAACGAGCCCCTATCGGGAGGTGTTACATGATATCGAAGCACGGTATCCTTACCCGGCTCGAGCACGACCTCGCGAGCAGCACGATCCGTATCGAACTCCGGAGGCGGCTCGTCGCGGATCGTGGCCTGCAATCGCTCAGTTCCTCGATATCCGACGTTCACTACCACCAGATTCGGCGTGCGAGCGGATAGCACGGGATCGTGGCTCCTGGCCGCTTGGAACTGATCGGGTTTGGGGGCAAGGCGATAGGTGACAAAGGCAACCACCAGCAGCGCCACGTCCCAGGCTACGAGGTAGAGCACGAACCCCTCGGACAGCAGAGAGGCCAACCCGAACACGCTCCCGGCAAGCAGCAACAGCCAGAACCGGCGGGTGAACACCATGCCCGGAGTGTACCTAGCGCACCCGAGCCGAGCCCTTGCCGAGGCTCTATGGTTCGCGGGATAATGCTGGCGAATGCGGCAAGAAGTCACCATCCTCACCCCGGAGAAGGTGGAACTCAGCTTCCGACTCGCGGGCCTGGCCTCGCGGACCGGAGCAGTGCTACTCGACATCGGTATCTGGCTCATCGCCATCCTGGCGGCGATGTTAGGGTGGGCCTGGCTATCCTCACGCTTGTCCGTACCAGAGAACCTGGCAGATACCGGGTTCTATATCATCCTCTATTGCTCACTGGTCGGTTTCTTGCTCTACTTCGTTCTACTGACATGGCTGAAACGTGGCCAGACGCTGGGCAAGCGGATGGTAGGTCTGAGAGTCATTGGTCAGAACGGAGGAGCGGTGTCTCTGCCCTCCGCCGTCTTGCGCACCTTGCTGATGGCGGCCGATGCGTTCCCAGTGCTGCTGTTAGTGGATGTGGTACTGCTGTTCCTCTCGGCTCGCTGCCAACGATTGGGTGATATGGTCGCTGGCACGTTGGTGGTAATCGCCCGAAACCCACACAAGGTATCCGGCCAGGCGATGCCGCCGCAGGCATGGAATCCCTATCTGGATTGCGTGCATTCCGTGTCCCGTCTCGACGAGCAGGACCTGCAAGCCATTCGAACGCTACTGAGTCGGTACCTCGACCTGGATAGCAAGGTTCGCGACCGCCTGCGCGCAGAAATATGGGAGTCGGTTAGCTCGCGAGCGGAAACGCAGTTCCCACCCGATGCCTCGACGCTACAACGCCTGCAAGCCATCGCCGCCAAACTCGAACGCGACCTGGAAAGACGGTAGGTGGTCATCACGCGATCGGCTGGATGCCGCCGCTTGCGTTGGAGGCTCAGAACATGCAGGGCAGGCTCGTGAGCGAGGCCTAGAAGTTTCGGCTGCCGACTGTCACCGAGCCCTCGACCTCGGACCACCTTGGCAGCCGAACGTCGAGGCTTGCGCCGCATGGAACTCGGAGGGATTACACGCATAGGACGCAAAGGATACGCCGAGATCGCAGAGGCGGATTCGACGGTCGTTCGCGAGCAGCCCCTCACCCCGATCCTCTCCTCCAGGCAGGGTCAGGGAGGGAGCCTCCACGAGGCATCCAGCGAACTCCTAAGCCCTAACGATTCGGTGCCGCCTACTACCAGCCTTACCACCACTCGCCACCCCCAACCGATCATGGGGCGGTGAACCTACGGCTGGCTGGGCTTCTCGACAACCGGGACGACTCCGCAGTCCGTGATTTGGCTACCCAGCGTCAGCCCCTCCACCACGTCCAGGCCCTGAACCACTTTTCCGAACACCGCATACTCCGCATCGAGCTGCGGAATGTCCACCAAGCAGATGTACATCTGTGCGTCGCCGCTGTCGGGGTCCTGCGACCGCGCCAAGCCCACCGAGCCGCGCAAGTGCTTATTCTTGTTCAGCTCTCGCTTCACCGTCGTGCCCGAGCCCTTTTCGGGTCGCCCCTTCTGGATGGTGCCGTCCTTCGTGTTCGCGTCGCCGAACTGCACCAACTTGAAGTCCTCGGCCAGCTCGATTCGGTGGACGAGGATCTTCTTGTAGTAGCCCTTCTTGACGAGGTCCAGGATGTGTGCGGTGGTCTCCGGTGCGTCTTCGGTGAACAGCTTGATGTAAACGTCGCCATTGCCGTACACCTCGTCGCTCGGCGTCCGGAAGGTGAGTTTGATGACGGTCTCGCCGGGCTTCGGCTGGTATGGCGGAACGGGCGGAGCCTTGGACTCGACGGCCTTCAACTTGCCGTCCTTGCTCACGTCGCCCTCCGGCGCGTCCGACTGCTTACAGCCTCCCAGCAGCGCTATCACCAGGATCGGAAGAAACCATAGCCTGCTCATCCGCTTACCCTCCACTCCGTGATCAGTTCGGCATTCTGCCCCGATGCCCCGCGACATGTCAAACCAAGCGCCGCCGCAGCGGGACCGGTACAATCCTGGCATGCTCGATCCCGACTTCCTAAAGACCCTCACCGAGGCGCCCGGCGTAGGTACGGCCTGCGGCCCGATTGTCAATCTCCTCCGCTCGCACATGAGCGGCTACCGGTGCACGCTCGTGCCCGATGGCTTCGCCCTGTTCCAGCGCGAAGGGGCAGTACCATCCGACATCCGCGCGGTGCTCATAGCGCACATGGACGAGATCGGTGGCGTGGCGTACGGACCCGCTGAAGATGGCTGGCACCACACCCGATTCTGGGGCAATACGCTTAGCGTGTTCATACATACGCCCCTCCAGGGCATGGACTACCTGGCAGAGAGCTCCGCCGAGGCATTTCCGGTCGACGTGCGCCCCGCCGAGGAGGACCGCCTGTGGGTCCGGGGCGAGGGAGTACGTCCCTATCGCACCGTCTGGACCTTCCGAGAGGATACGCGGTTCGAGGGTGACCGGATCGAAGGCAAAGCTTTGGACCCGCGCGTGACACTGTACGCCGTGGTCGAGTCGGTGCGGCGTATGAACCGACCCGACGTTGCGGCGCTGTGCGTGATGGCAGAGGAGTGCGCGATGGACGTCGCGCGAAAGGCGGTCACCTACCTCGAGCGAAACTGCCCCGCCCTGTCCCTCGTGGTGAATGCCGACGTGCCGTGGATCGAGAACCTCGGCGAGGGCAGGCTGGACCTGCCGGCTGTACGCATCTTCGAAGGACGCAACTTCATAGACCCTTGGTTCGGTATCGCGCTGGCCGAGCGTTTGGAGCGGAAGGGTGTGGAATTTCACCTCACGTCGGCTCGGTCCGGCAGTCAGACACTGTTGTTCACGCCGCTCGCTTCCACGGTGTCGGTGGCTCTGCCCTCGGACGGTGTGCACGAGCCGAGAGTGCGGATGAGCCTGCAGGGCCTCCGCAGGTGCATCGCGCTGCTGGAAGCCATTGTCGCGGACTGCTGTTCTTAGCTTCGGGTAGGGACCTGCCGCAACGGGAGAGAAGTTCCACCGGTAA from Fimbriimonadia bacterium carries:
- a CDS encoding DUF58 domain-containing protein, which codes for MVFTRRFWLLLLAGSVFGLASLLSEGFVLYLVAWDVALLVVAFVTYRLAPKPDQFQAARSHDPVLSARTPNLVVVNVGYRGTERLQATIRDEPPPEFDTDRAAREVVLEPGKDTVLRYHVTPPDRGSFEFRELFLRVPAPLGLVLRTYRLPLRTEVAVYPNILALRKYDLLMRRGHLREIGIRRATLKGAGSEFESLREYQVGDDIRRLDWKATARRGKPVVRQYQAERSQPVILALDLGRLMLAEVDGVSKYDHVIDAALMLAHAAVEAQDRVGLLLYHDRVVRFAAPQKGRAQIGRILQELHGIQPEAVESDLQRALNHLRARWRRRSLVVVFTDLVEPESSAGTLSALLALRSHHLCMAVAVSDPKIESLTSRSPNTPKELYERAVATHISEDRRAAVTRLQNAGIRVVDAEPERLAAALVNEYTSIKARGLL
- a CDS encoding RDD family protein — encoded protein: MRQEVTILTPEKVELSFRLAGLASRTGAVLLDIGIWLIAILAAMLGWAWLSSRLSVPENLADTGFYIILYCSLVGFLLYFVLLTWLKRGQTLGKRMVGLRVIGQNGGAVSLPSAVLRTLLMAADAFPVLLLVDVVLLFLSARCQRLGDMVAGTLVVIARNPHKVSGQAMPPQAWNPYLDCVHSVSRLDEQDLQAIRTLLSRYLDLDSKVRDRLRAEIWESVSSRAETQFPPDASTLQRLQAIAAKLERDLERR
- a CDS encoding peptidylprolyl isomerase, whose amino-acid sequence is MSRLWFLPILVIALLGGCKQSDAPEGDVSKDGKLKAVESKAPPVPPYQPKPGETVIKLTFRTPSDEVYGNGDVYIKLFTEDAPETTAHILDLVKKGYYKKILVHRIELAEDFKLVQFGDANTKDGTIQKGRPEKGSGTTVKRELNKNKHLRGSVGLARSQDPDSGDAQMYICLVDIPQLDAEYAVFGKVVQGLDVVEGLTLGSQITDCGVVPVVEKPSQP